A stretch of the Lolium perenne isolate Kyuss_39 chromosome 3, Kyuss_2.0, whole genome shotgun sequence genome encodes the following:
- the LOC127343027 gene encoding cytochrome P450 CYP72A616: MATRALQMLGEASPWSLAGAAAAMALLWLAAWIAEWAWWTPRRLRRALQAQGLRGTQYRLFTGDVPENARLNREARSKPLPLGSHDIIQRVQPMFSNVIKENGKFSFTWFGPTPRVMIPDPELVREVLSNKFGHYGKQKSSRLGKLLANGLANHQGEKWAKHRRILNPAFHNEKIKRMLPVFATCCEEMITRWDNSMSTQGSSEIDIWPEFQNLTGDVISRTAFGSNYQEGMKIFQLQGELAERLIMAFQTIFIPGYWFLPTKNNKRMRAIDCEIRTILRGIIGKKDKAIKNGEAISDDLLGLLLESNMRESNGKADLGMSTEEIIQECKLFYFAGMETTSVLLTWTLILLSMHPEWQEKARDEVLYHFGRTTPDFEHLSRLKIVTMILYEVLRLYPPITILTRRTYKAMELGGIKYPAGVNLMLPILFIHHDPNLWGKDASEFNPERFADGISNAAKHPGSFFPFGGGPRICIGQNFALLEAKMALSTILQNFSLELSPSYTHAPYTVITLHPQHGAQIRMKKI, encoded by the exons ATGGCGACCCGAGCTCTCCAGATGCTGGGGGAGGCCTCTCCGTGGAGCCTAGCaggcgcggcggcggccatggcgctgCTGTGGCTGGCCGCCTGGATTGCGGAGTGGGCATGGTGGACCCCGCGGCGGCTGCGGCGGGCCCTTCAGGCTCAAGGCCTCAGGGGCACCCAGTACCGCCTATTCACCGGCGACGTGCCGGAGAACGCCCGGCTCAACAGAGAGGCCCGGTCCAAGCCCCTGCCGCTCGGCTCCCACGACATCATCCAGCGCGTGCAGCCCATGTTCAGCAACGTTATTAAAGAGAACG GAAAATTTTCATTCACTTGGTTTGGCCCAACACCAAGGGTGATGATTCCTGACCCGGAGTTAGTGAGAGAAGTTCTGTCCAACAAGTTTGGGCACTATGGCAAACAAAAGAGCAGCCGTCTTGGGAAGCTGCTTGCCAACGGGCTTGCAAATCATCAAGGCGAGAAATGGGCAAAGCACCGGCGAATCTTGAATCCTGCTTTTCACAACGAAAAGATAAAG AGGATGCTGCCTGTGTTCGCTACCTGTTGCGAAGAAATGATTACTAGATGGGATAATTCAATGTCCACACAAGGATCATCTGAGATTGACATCTGGCCCGAGTTCCAGAATCTTACCGGAGATGTCATCTCGAGAACAGCATTTGGTAGCAATTATCAAGAGGGGATGAAAATATTCCAGCTGCAAGGGGAGCTAGCTGAACGCCTAATAATGGCTTTTCAGACTATTTTTATCCCAGGCTATTG GTTCCTACCTACAAAAAATAACAAAAGGATGAGAGCAATTGACTGTGAGATCCGCACAATTCTGCGAGGGATTATTGGAAAAAAAGACAAAGCTATTAAAAATGGTGAAGCCATCAGTGATGACTTGCTAGGATTGCTGTTGGAGTCAAATATGCGGGAATCCAATGGGAAAGCAGATCTAGGAATGAGTACTGAAGAAATAATCCAGGAATGCAAGCTATTTTACTTCGCAGGTATGGAGACAACATCAGTCTTGCTCACATGGACACTAATTCTGCTCAGCATGCACCCAGAGTGGCAAGAGAAGGCAAGAGATGAAGTGTTGTACCATTTTGGAAGAACCACACCTGATTTCGAGCACTTGAGTCGCCTAAAGATT GTAACAATGATTCTATATGAGGTTCTTAGATTGTACCCGCCAATAACCATTCTAACGAGAAGAACATACAAAGCAATGGAGCTCGGTGGTATCAAATATCCAGCAGGCGTGAACCTTATGTTGCCTATTCTCTTTATCCACCATGATCCCAATTTATGGGGAAAAGACGCGAGCGAATTCAACCCAGAGAGGTTTGCTGATGGCATCTCGAATGCAGCGAAGCATCCGGGTTCTTTCTTCCCATTTGGAGGGGGTCCTCGGATTTGCATCGGCCAGAACTTTGCTTTGCTGGAAGCCAAGATGGCTCTCAGCACCATCCTGCAGAACTTCTCTCTCGAGCTCTCGCCGTCCTATACTCACGCACCATATACTGTGATAACCCTCCACCCTCAGCATGGTGCTCAAATTAGGATGAAGAAGATATGA